The following coding sequences are from one Fibrobacterota bacterium window:
- a CDS encoding sigma-70 family RNA polymerase sigma factor, with the protein MSEHEDLRNGADWQAQLYDRYHQKVFGICLYFLKDREEAKDASQDVFIKAFRAWGGFEWKCDPLTWIGAIAKHECFSRRIRQRRHMERRAEMALEIAWESEESGDEFVLHRLRLEKVLPEIRGRLREILRLAMDGLNHREIANRMGVSRVAITRRLTRFKKEIADLGIKRETAFVRAGQTRFAAGAAPALSLARAGHHREASAELALDPAYAPEAQLIAA; encoded by the coding sequence ATGTCGGAACACGAAGACCTGCGGAATGGCGCCGATTGGCAAGCCCAGCTCTACGACCGTTACCACCAGAAAGTATTCGGGATCTGCCTTTACTTCCTGAAGGACAGGGAAGAAGCGAAAGACGCCTCCCAAGACGTTTTCATCAAGGCCTTCCGCGCCTGGGGGGGATTCGAATGGAAGTGCGATCCGTTGACCTGGATCGGCGCCATCGCCAAGCATGAATGCTTCAGCCGCCGGATACGGCAAAGGCGCCATATGGAACGCCGCGCGGAGATGGCGCTGGAAATCGCATGGGAGTCCGAAGAGTCCGGGGATGAATTCGTTCTCCATCGTTTACGGCTGGAGAAGGTCTTGCCCGAAATACGCGGCCGCCTCCGCGAGATCCTGCGCCTGGCCATGGACGGGCTCAACCATCGGGAGATCGCCAACCGCATGGGTGTCTCGCGGGTCGCCATTACCCGTCGCCTTACCCGGTTCAAGAAGGAGATTGCCGACCTGGGCATTAAGCGTGAGACCGCCTTCGTACGCGCCGGGCAGACGCGTTTCGCCGCCGGGGCCGCGCCGGCCTTGTCCTTGGCCCGCGCCGGCCATCATCGCGAAGCTTCCGCGGAACTGGCCTTGGATCCGGCCTACGCCCCCGAGGCCCAACTCATCGCGGCTTAG